The genomic window TTCTTCCCTACTCCGCAATTAGGGAATAGTTGAACTGCCTGCAGTCGGAGGAAAACAAACTTGTGTTTAAATTTCCATAAGAGGAGACTCTCATACAGTGAGGAGGaaagctgctgtctgtctgcatgtACAGACACAGTCACTGTCCGTGTGTCCTTCTGTTTCTTCACAGAGCATCTCATTATTTACGGGCCAATCCAGACCATGAttcaacattttgaaagtcaacacaggaagtgatgtaaaTATACTCCAAGGTCTCTCAAGCgcatttttgtcatttcatcTGGCTCCAATTCCCACACCCATACTCTCTCCCCCTGCTGACGCCCCCTAACTCCCTCCTCATCCGAATACCAGAAGAAACACGGACCCAGTTTCAAATCTGCCCGGGAAGAATGTGTGTGGGGGGAGGGGAAGGAAGTCTGGGGACCCACAAGCTGTGCAGGGATTCTTTGGGTGGGAGGGTGAAGAGAACGGTCTTCTCTATGCAGGATATGTATTAATAATCCTGGACCGATAGCTTCCACTAGTACACACAACACTCTCATTCACCTACAGCACACACATGCTTTCATTCATAGAGAAATACAGTATTTTAACCACCTTCTGCTCACTATTACTcataaaaacaggcaaaacttCTGACTAAAAGTTAAATgaaagaagatgaagatgaggatgCTTTACCTGTCGTCTCTGCCAATCAAGTCATCAAAGGCTCTGGACAGGTATTTGAGTTTCCTGAGCCCACTGGACACTGACTCCAAATCTTGGTCAAACTTTCTGTTACAGCAGAGAAACAAACACTCAGAGCAGagaaaataacagcaacaaatatagcaaacaaaaaacagcaggacCAACCAGCAAAGCCACAGATACATCAGCTGTATCATGACTGCAACTGCATAGGTAGTTATGAAGCTCTGAATAACAGAAGACTCACTGCCTCTGGTTCTGTGTGTTCGGGGAGGCAAAGGGACTCCGTAATGCAGCCATGCGGACCAGCTGTCGCCTGCCTCCACCTGTTTTCACTCCTCGTACGCTGGCCTCGGGAGTCTTTCTGCCTCTGGAGCCTGGGGTACGTCCAGGTGTGGCTGTTGATCTGGGGGTGCGTCTGGGTGTTGTAGCTCGGCGAGGTGTACGTCTTGGGGTACGGGAAGTTGATGCACCAGCTTCTTCCCCATCACATATCCGACCCGGGGTTTCTACCAAACACTCTTCACGTGAAAACTCTCTGTTCCTCTGTAGCCTCTGGGTAAGGGACAAAAGGAGAGATGATAGGGAGGATACAAATTAGCACATAAGTGGCTTGATTATCATACATTTACATCCCAAACTGAATTAACAAGGGCTCTAAATGTAGGGTTTTTTGATTGACTTACATGGCAtcaaaagtaaaaagacagcaACTTGAGATTAAGGCCTCTTCACACACAAAGTCAGCTGGAAACCCTCACCTGATACACTTCAGTGATGGAGTTCCGAGCACTGCGTGTAAGTTTACGGACTGGGTTGGGCTTTGGCTGCTCCTTCATGGTTTCCCAAGTTGGATTCTCTGGGAGAGAGTTGGTCTGGACTGCACGCAGCGGGAGCCGCTTGCGCAAAGACATGCGCAGAGAATTGAGTGAAGATGAAGAGCGAAGCTTGCGGAAACGGTCGGGGGCTTCTGGGGAGCTCTCGGCCCCGTCGGACTCATCCAGGACTGTGTGTGCCCGCCAGACTCCCACCACAGCTTTACCAACTCCATCCATCACTGAAGATGCCATGCTTACCTGCAAGAGGGGAGTGGAGGGTTAACAGAGCAGCTGAGGCTGTATTATGATAGGATAAACATTTTAATAGCAGATTGCAAAGCAGATGTTTCAAGTGCTTTATAACGTTACatgtttaaagtaaataaataactcCACATCTCGTGCAAACTTTCTGGTGCAGTAGATAGAATGTCTGCAACTAATTTAATAATGTATGAAGCAAAAATGTTACAGCTTTTCAAGTGTAAgagtttacagtttttctctttttaacatGGTTGTAAATTGAATGAGTTTTGGACTATTGGTTGGAGCAAACAACCTATTTAATAACATAATCTTTAGCTCTGATAAATTATGATGGAGCATTTATGAATAACTAGATTAATCAAGAGAGATACCTCCAATACAGGACATAATTCAAATAAAAGAAGCTTATTAAAGGCCACTTAGAGCAACAAAAAAATGATATATTTCCAGATGTTAAGACTGAGATAATCAAGTTTAACTCTTCACAATCTTGGGCTAATTTAAGTGTAACTGGTGCTTTGAGAAATGACTGCACAATTATGTGTTACTgaccaaaaatgtgaaaaatgttgatgaaCAAAGGAGGGGAAATGACCCGTAACAACCCGTACAACAAGGCAGCAGTTAATCGTGTTAGTGAAAGTTTGGTGGCCATTGTTTGATCAGGATTTCTAGCTTTGCACACTGACCTTAACGTTAACGTTATGGCtccattaaaaaacacagaggagtAAATAGCAGTGATTTAGCATTTAAGCGTCAAATGGGAAGTTACAAGTTTCACACTCGTAACAATTTACCGTAGTATTAGCATCATTAGCAATAACAGGGCGGTGATTATCATTCACAAACAATAAGAGGGCTGTGTTCGCACCGGCTGCTTATCAGCAgaaatgttagctaactttaaTACCTCCGTTGTTACGCTAACGGTAAATAACGTCCACGTTACACACCTCACATTAATACCAGCTGTTTATCCAGCTGTTGTACCGAGTCGCTTTCTTACCTGAAAGTTTCAGTTGTGTGTGAGTCGTCTGCTTCAGCTGCCTGCTACTGCTGTTGTTTCTTTCTTCCACTATTTGAATTTGGCGGTGGACCGCAGACCGCACGGCACAAACACAGTACCACGCCCTGTACGCAACGACCCCCCCAAGTGACGTAATACGTTACGTCTTGACGTAAGATTAAATTGACGCATTGGAAATattattgaaaataaatatttataataacagaccctgaaaacaaaatggctcCTTCTCAAATGAAGACCAAATAACTGCTTTGTATTAactataatttgtatttttattttatttattttttctttttaagttttttcctttattgtgtctgacatcttttttttattcctttttttgttttttgttttttaaacacggTTTCATGGCCATTTACTTTAATAATATGATGGACGTGCCTATTGCTGTAATTCCAAATTGTTCAATAAAGTTTACAAAAATTATTAGTTTAATTTAAaactgcaattaaaaaaaaaaaaaaaaatgtttttaattactttattttgaaggcactaaaataaatcaataataataatcagaaaGCCATGTTCAATaaaatttataaaaaatattaattgactttaatctttaattatttttttttcaatttcatttttttcaattcaAGTTTTCAATCACTTGGAAAATGTAAAGGGTCACAAAGAAAACCAACAATTGGTTAAAAATTGAGATGAAACAATactagaaaaaataaataaataaaataaaataagataaaattaatAATCAGAAAGCCATGTTCAATAaagtttataaaaaatataaattaaatctgaaaattcaattcaaaattcaaaataaaaaaaagttttcaatcATTTTACTTTGAAGGTCAACAATTGGTTCAAAACAGAGATGAGACAATAttagcaaaaaaagaaaaaagaaatcaaataaataaatgccataaataaataaatgaataaaataataatattcagTCAAGTCTATTACCATCTACCATTCCCTGACCTGTTTTCAGTTTCTGTGTATCcctgtttcctttttctttctttttgtataACTATTTATGACCACCACAGGTAAAATTAATTGTAATTAATCATAAGATTGTAGTGTTAGACAAGTAAACTGATATTCATAATTGTTTGCAGATTTATTGGATACATTTCTGGaataaaactgagaaaaaaaaatccctgcagATTATCTTCATTATGATCATCATGTCGCAACCTTTCTGAAATATCTGTCCAACATACTTTGCCTTTTTATTTTGCAGTACACTGTACTACAGTATACAAGCTAATGTAGATTAAACTCAGACAAGTGAAATTCATGTTCACTGAGTAGCAGTTCTTTCAGCTACGATCAAATGCAATCCCATACAACAGTCCAGCAATAAAGCTTATCTTTGTGAGGTTTATGATGTTCAGATTTTAATGACTTGGCCTGAGATATTGATTTATTACCAAACTTACCAGGTGGCTGATGAAACCTGGAAGGCTTTTGCGTCAGCTAGTGTTGCTGTTGTATTGCAGTActgtttctaatattttgtccaccccATTTAGATACATAAGGAGGACAGAAAGTGATTAACACATCTCAATTTAACAAAGTTAAGCCTACATATCATGCAACAGATATTTATCTGATATATAATGATATGGGGGAAATGAAATATAGATAAAAAATTTCATTGGAATTACCTGGTTAAgagttaaattaaataaatacctGATGATAAATACTCAGTTTGTTCTGCTGCATTGTGCAGCCTattgacacagacagacaagaaGAGCAGGTCACTACATTTGCTATTTGTCATATAACATGGGGTTTTTCTCTTCCTCATTTTAATACTTCACTCTGtctttatttgcacatttacaGAAAGCTGTCATTATCATGGATAGGAGGTGCTTTAAAGCAAAGTGACCAGCAGATGTCACTACAGACCTGCATGGGAAACACATTCAAGCACCCAAGCTTCGAGATCTTTGTCATTATCACGTATTTTGTTTTAGTCTGTTGTGATTTAATAAAGGCATTTAAAAAAGCTCAGGTCTCCACTTTtagtctgttttttcttttaaaacaatTTGTGATGAAGCTGTTTGGTGAAAAGAGTTTTACACATGTCAGTTTGCAAGTTAACCAGAGCTCTGAGCAACATTCAGATTCTTATTTTGGCATGAAATGAACACGTGAGACTTCTGAGAGTTAATTAGTCCTCACATTGTTAATAATTACTGACTTCTGGAGAAAATCATAGCCAACTTAAAAGCCTCACACAGGAAGGGATCAAATTCTTGACTACAGATTGGAAGCTGTGGGCAAAGCAGCTTCTTGCACAATAAAAGCCTCCACTCAAGCCTGTCCTCATACTGCATATTTGATAACAACTTTACTGTGCACACTTGTGCATTCTTGTCAAACGTGCTGCCATCCTTGTTTGGTATTGCACTGTTTTATGTGAACCTGTTAAATGTTTCTTTATTGGTAAGAACACAAGGATCTCGACCTTGACCCTCATGACTTCATATTCTCCTTCCCTTTGTCTCATTAAGAGTAAATGTATAACGTGATTTTAACATGCCGTGATTGTATTGTTGAGTCAGGAGTTAAAGTTCAGCGCAAATGTGGAAACTAGAGACCAACATGTTGAGGAACATAAGCACTTTAATTGTAAGATACT from Epinephelus lanceolatus isolate andai-2023 chromosome 11, ASM4190304v1, whole genome shotgun sequence includes these protein-coding regions:
- the pimreg gene encoding uncharacterized protein pimreg isoform X1, whose product is MASSVMDGVGKAVVGVWRAHTVLDESDGAESSPEAPDRFRKLRSSSSLNSLRMSLRKRLPLRAVQTNSLPENPTWETMKEQPKPNPVRKLTRSARNSITEVYQRLQRNREFSREECLVETPGRICDGEEAGASTSRTPRRTPRRATTPRRTPRSTATPGRTPGSRGRKTPEASVRGVKTGGGRRQLVRMAALRSPFASPNTQNQRQKFDQDLESVSSGLRKLKYLSRAFDDLIGRDDSTRACSGGAVMRKLDPSGKLSRSNLTRRASNLSNTVGGWAHTAVNTIRKPN
- the pimreg gene encoding uncharacterized protein pimreg isoform X2 — its product is MASSVMDGVGKAVVGVWRAHTVLDESDGAESSPEAPDRFRKLRSSSSLNSLRMSLRKRLPLRAVQTNSLPENPTWETMKEQPKPNPVRKLTRSARNSITEVYQRLQRNREFSREECLVETPGRICDGEEAGASTSRTPRRTPRRATTPRRTPRSTATPGRTPGSRGRKTPEASVRGVKTGGGRRQLVRMAALRSPFASPNTQNQRQKFDQDLESVSSGLRKLKYLSRAFDDLIGRDDRQFNYSLIAE